In one window of Microbacterium sp. PM5 DNA:
- a CDS encoding homoserine dehydrogenase: MDRHDIALIGFGGVNRAFAQIVHDRGERLADELGFALRIVAITDLRLGSVMQSDGIDLAAVFAMQADDTFAGWRGGAAVPQNDYVIRHTTADIVVEATFTNPLDGEPGISHVRTALESGKSVVTTNKGPVALASGELNRIAATHGVFFAYEGSVMSGTPVLRFAAETLKGLRVTEVQGILNGTSNYVLGRMENGLSLDAAVAEAQQLGYAEADPTADIAGSDVQLKVVILANEILGADITPADVTCEGIVGVTPEDIARAAAEGARWKLIGSARRDETGAVVASVRPVALAATHPLAGVSGATNAVSFDTDLLGTVTVSGPGAGRVETAYALLSDIIAIDAAQHAPIEVGS; encoded by the coding sequence GTGGACCGACATGACATCGCACTGATCGGATTCGGCGGCGTCAACCGCGCGTTCGCCCAGATCGTCCATGATCGCGGCGAGCGATTGGCCGATGAGCTCGGCTTCGCGCTGCGCATCGTCGCGATCACCGATCTGCGCCTGGGCTCGGTGATGCAGTCCGACGGCATCGATCTCGCCGCCGTCTTCGCGATGCAGGCTGACGACACGTTCGCCGGCTGGCGCGGCGGCGCCGCGGTGCCCCAGAACGACTACGTCATCCGCCACACGACGGCGGACATCGTCGTCGAGGCGACCTTCACCAATCCGCTCGACGGAGAGCCCGGCATCTCCCATGTCCGCACCGCGCTGGAGTCCGGCAAGAGCGTCGTGACCACGAACAAGGGTCCGGTCGCGCTGGCGTCGGGCGAGCTGAATCGGATCGCCGCGACGCACGGCGTCTTCTTCGCGTACGAGGGCTCGGTGATGAGCGGGACCCCGGTACTCCGCTTCGCCGCCGAGACGCTGAAGGGGCTGCGGGTCACCGAGGTGCAGGGGATTCTCAACGGCACGAGCAACTACGTTCTCGGCCGGATGGAGAACGGTCTGTCCCTCGACGCCGCCGTCGCCGAGGCGCAGCAGCTCGGTTACGCCGAAGCAGACCCGACTGCCGACATCGCCGGCTCGGACGTGCAGCTGAAGGTCGTGATCCTGGCGAACGAGATCCTCGGCGCCGACATCACGCCCGCCGATGTCACATGCGAGGGCATCGTCGGTGTGACACCCGAAGACATCGCACGCGCCGCTGCCGAGGGTGCGCGGTGGAAGCTCATCGGCTCGGCGCGCCGTGATGAGACGGGAGCGGTCGTCGCGAGCGTTCGCCCCGTGGCGCTGGCCGCCACCCACCCCCTCGCCGGCGTGTCCGGGGCGACCAACGCCGTCTCATTCGACACCGACCTGCTCGGCACCGTCACGGTGTCCGGACCCGGCGCTGGGCGCGTCGAGACGGCCTACGCACTGCTGTCGGACATCATCGCGATCGACGCCGCGCAGCACGCCCCGATCGAGGTGGGGTCGTGA
- a CDS encoding lytic murein transglycosylase has protein sequence MGARWSWREIALALGAVALLAVFLGGVLTHVEAAPSVSPASPAERPVGAFVEMPEKQDAEAVASVTGDAVAASSAPLAPVASVDPVWLSRVSAATGIPARALQAYANAQLRIAIEQPSCKLGWSTVAAIGAIESDHGRHGGAVLGENGYPTPAIRGPALDGDGVAAIADTDGGRWDGDTLWDRAVGPMQFIPDTWSRWGADGNGDGAADPNQIDDAALATARYLCGASAMTDAAGWRAAVFAYNHLDAYVDDVAAAANRYAAAAAG, from the coding sequence ATGGGTGCGCGGTGGTCGTGGCGCGAGATCGCACTCGCGCTCGGTGCCGTCGCACTGCTGGCCGTGTTCCTCGGGGGCGTCCTCACACACGTCGAGGCGGCGCCGTCCGTCTCGCCGGCATCACCCGCGGAGCGGCCCGTCGGTGCGTTCGTGGAGATGCCCGAGAAACAGGATGCCGAGGCCGTCGCGTCCGTCACCGGTGATGCGGTGGCCGCGTCGTCGGCCCCGCTCGCGCCCGTTGCGTCGGTCGACCCGGTCTGGCTCTCGCGCGTCTCTGCGGCCACCGGCATCCCCGCGCGCGCGCTGCAGGCGTACGCAAACGCGCAGCTGCGCATCGCGATCGAACAGCCCTCCTGCAAGCTCGGCTGGAGCACCGTCGCTGCGATCGGAGCGATCGAGTCCGATCACGGCCGCCACGGCGGTGCGGTGCTCGGCGAGAACGGGTACCCCACTCCCGCCATCCGCGGGCCGGCTCTCGACGGCGACGGCGTCGCCGCGATCGCCGACACCGACGGCGGCCGCTGGGACGGCGACACGCTCTGGGATCGCGCCGTCGGGCCGATGCAGTTCATTCCCGACACGTGGTCACGCTGGGGTGCCGACGGCAACGGCGACGGGGCCGCCGACCCCAACCAGATCGACGACGCGGCCCTCGCGACGGCGCGCTACCTGTGCGGGGCGTCGGCGATGACGGATGCCGCGGGCTGGCGTGCCGCGGTGTTCGCCTACAACCACCTCGACGCCTACGTCGACGATGTGGCCGCCGCCGCGAATCGCTATGCCGCTGCCGCGGCGGGCTGA
- a CDS encoding amino acid permease, with translation MDARHLIMIALGGVIGSGLFLSSGYTINQAGPLGAIIAYLVGAVVVYLVMACLGELAIAYPVSGAFHIYAARSIGPATGFTTAWLYWLCWVVALGSEFTAAGILMQRWFPAVPVWLWCLIFAATLFTINAISARVFGETEFWLSLVKVLAIVALIVLGGAAIFGFTPLSTEHPAAVLFSNFQTPAGLFPGGVGGVVVTSLAVFYAFSGSELIGVAAGETKDPAKNIPRALRSTVLRLLVLFVGSITVIAAILPYDQAGLTSSPFVDVFQYVGVPFAADIMNFVIITALLSAGNSGLFSCARMLFSLAEEGHAPKALLRLTPRGIPIVALSVSLALALVSLLSSIIAAETVYLVLVSVAGFAVVAVWMSIVASLYFHRRRFVRDGGDIGTLAYRTPLFPVVPIVAFALLLISIVAIAFDPNQVAALYFGVPFVAACYLFFWWRYGRRGATHRVAVSEEAPVTANDAPQA, from the coding sequence ATGGACGCCCGCCACCTGATCATGATCGCTCTCGGCGGCGTGATCGGATCGGGGCTGTTCCTGAGCTCCGGCTACACCATCAACCAGGCCGGCCCCCTGGGAGCGATCATCGCCTACCTCGTCGGCGCGGTCGTGGTCTATCTGGTGATGGCGTGCCTCGGTGAGCTGGCGATCGCCTACCCGGTCTCGGGCGCCTTCCACATCTACGCGGCACGCTCGATCGGCCCGGCGACCGGTTTCACGACCGCATGGCTCTACTGGCTGTGCTGGGTGGTCGCGCTCGGCTCCGAGTTCACGGCCGCCGGCATCCTGATGCAGCGCTGGTTTCCCGCGGTGCCCGTCTGGCTCTGGTGCCTCATCTTCGCCGCGACCCTGTTCACCATCAACGCCATCTCGGCGCGCGTGTTCGGCGAGACCGAGTTCTGGCTTTCACTGGTGAAGGTGCTCGCGATCGTCGCCCTGATCGTGCTCGGCGGCGCCGCGATCTTCGGCTTCACCCCGCTGTCGACGGAGCACCCCGCCGCTGTCCTCTTCAGCAACTTCCAGACGCCGGCCGGCCTGTTCCCGGGCGGCGTGGGTGGTGTCGTCGTGACCTCGCTCGCGGTGTTCTACGCCTTCAGCGGCTCGGAGCTCATCGGCGTCGCGGCCGGAGAGACCAAGGACCCGGCGAAGAACATCCCCCGCGCACTGCGATCGACCGTGCTGCGGCTGCTCGTGCTCTTCGTCGGCTCGATCACCGTCATCGCCGCCATCCTCCCCTACGATCAGGCAGGCCTGACGAGCAGCCCCTTCGTGGATGTGTTCCAGTACGTGGGCGTGCCCTTCGCCGCCGACATCATGAACTTCGTGATCATCACGGCCCTGCTCTCGGCCGGAAACAGCGGCCTCTTCTCGTGCGCGCGGATGCTCTTCTCACTCGCGGAAGAGGGACACGCCCCGAAGGCGCTCCTGCGTCTGACGCCCCGCGGCATCCCGATCGTCGCCCTGAGCGTGAGCCTCGCTCTGGCACTGGTCTCGCTGCTGTCGAGCATCATCGCGGCAGAGACCGTCTACCTCGTGCTCGTCTCGGTGGCCGGCTTCGCCGTCGTGGCCGTATGGATGTCGATCGTCGCGTCGCTGTACTTCCACCGGCGACGTTTCGTCCGCGACGGCGGCGACATCGGCACGCTCGCCTACCGCACGCCGCTGTTCCCGGTCGTTCCCATCGTGGCATTCGCCCTGCTGCTGATCTCGATCGTCGCGATCGCGTTCGACCCGAATCAGGTCGCGGCGCTGTACTTCGGCGTCCCCTTCGTCGCCGCGTGCTACCTGTTCTTCTGGTGGCGTTACGGACGCCGCGGGGCGACCCATCGCGTCGCGGTGTCGGAGGAGGCCCCGGTCACCGCGAACGACGCCCCGCAGGCGTGA
- a CDS encoding aspartate kinase, translating into MALIVQKYGGSSVADAESIKRVAKRIVDARRAGHDVVVAVSAMGDTTDELIDLAAQVAPIPAPRELDILLSSGERISMALLAMAIHSMGFEARSFTGSQAGMITTADHGSARIVDVTPVRLREALDEGAIVIVAGFQGFNRDTRDITTLGRGGSDTTAVALAAALDADVCEIYSDVDGIFTADPRVVPKARKLDVVSAEEMLELAANGAKVLYIRAVEYARRHGVMINARSTFSSGRGTFVLGPGMSVPESLAPDSTEESPMEEPIVAGVATDLSQAKITVIGVPDVPGKAAEIFTVIAKSGANVDMIVQNVSAAATGRTDISFTLPKSDAATALRALAAEQAGIGFESLVHDDQIGKLSVVGAGMRTHSGVSATLFEALSTAGVNIEMISTSEIRISVVLRGDELAQAARVVHTAFGLDSDTEATVYAGTGR; encoded by the coding sequence GTGGCGCTGATCGTCCAGAAGTACGGCGGCTCGTCCGTCGCCGACGCCGAGAGCATCAAGCGGGTCGCCAAGCGCATCGTCGATGCGCGCCGCGCCGGGCACGACGTGGTCGTCGCGGTGAGCGCGATGGGCGACACGACCGATGAGCTGATCGACCTCGCCGCGCAGGTCGCCCCCATCCCGGCGCCTCGCGAACTGGACATCCTGCTGAGCTCCGGCGAGCGCATCTCGATGGCGTTGCTGGCGATGGCCATCCACTCGATGGGGTTCGAAGCCCGATCGTTCACCGGCAGCCAAGCCGGAATGATCACCACCGCCGACCACGGCTCGGCGCGCATCGTCGACGTCACCCCCGTGCGCCTGCGTGAGGCGCTCGACGAAGGTGCGATCGTCATCGTCGCCGGCTTTCAGGGCTTCAATCGGGATACCCGCGACATCACGACTCTCGGTCGTGGCGGCTCCGACACCACTGCCGTTGCGCTCGCCGCCGCGCTCGACGCCGACGTCTGCGAGATCTACAGCGACGTCGACGGCATCTTCACCGCCGACCCGCGCGTCGTGCCGAAGGCCCGCAAGCTCGACGTCGTGTCTGCCGAGGAGATGCTCGAGCTCGCCGCCAACGGCGCCAAGGTGCTGTACATCCGCGCCGTCGAGTACGCGCGTCGCCACGGCGTGATGATCAATGCCCGCTCGACGTTCAGCTCCGGACGCGGCACGTTCGTGCTCGGCCCGGGCATGAGCGTTCCCGAAAGCCTTGCTCCCGACAGCACAGAGGAGTCCCCCATGGAAGAGCCCATCGTCGCCGGCGTCGCCACCGATCTCAGCCAGGCCAAGATCACCGTCATCGGCGTGCCCGACGTTCCCGGCAAGGCGGCGGAGATCTTCACCGTCATCGCCAAGTCGGGGGCCAACGTCGACATGATCGTCCAGAACGTGTCGGCGGCTGCGACCGGTCGCACCGACATCTCGTTCACGCTGCCCAAGTCGGATGCCGCGACGGCGCTGCGGGCGCTCGCCGCCGAGCAGGCGGGCATCGGTTTCGAGAGCCTCGTGCACGACGACCAGATCGGCAAGCTCTCCGTCGTCGGCGCCGGTATGCGCACCCACTCCGGTGTGTCCGCGACGCTGTTCGAGGCGCTGTCGACCGCGGGCGTGAACATCGAGATGATCTCGACCTCGGAGATCCGCATCTCGGTCGTGCTCCGCGGTGACGAGCTCGCCCAGGCCGCCCGCGTCGTGCACACCGCCTTCGGTCTCGACAGCGACACCGAGGCGACCGTCTACGCCGGCACCGGCCGCTGA
- a CDS encoding IclR family transcriptional regulator C-terminal domain-containing protein — MSPRSVPEDQVTAVPSRSSMGRGFDVVAAMVALSPMHADGVSVQQVAQQLGRDRSQVSRTLAAVHDEGLAVRDSEGRYRLSWDWYATAQELVHRRLRSAGLAVLDDLAAASGEACFLSVLSGDATVTIVESMPPATRMIGSWVGRAYPAFCSDAGRAVLWDADEEEIRGVFADTDFSRGGPRAPRDVDEFLARMEVSRAQGFAIVDEEAEPQLFSVSAPVWDFQGEVVAGLQIVGEKDALAPRVDELGAACVSAAAVLSAALGAADRR, encoded by the coding sequence ATGTCGCCGCGTTCCGTTCCCGAGGATCAGGTCACCGCCGTGCCCTCGCGTTCGAGCATGGGTCGGGGCTTCGACGTGGTGGCCGCCATGGTCGCCCTGTCTCCGATGCACGCGGACGGGGTGAGTGTGCAGCAGGTGGCTCAGCAACTCGGACGCGATCGGTCGCAGGTGTCGCGTACGCTCGCCGCCGTGCATGATGAGGGGCTCGCCGTTCGCGACAGCGAGGGACGTTATCGCCTGTCGTGGGACTGGTACGCCACGGCGCAGGAACTCGTGCATCGGCGGCTGCGCAGCGCCGGGCTCGCCGTGCTCGACGACCTGGCGGCTGCGAGCGGCGAAGCCTGCTTCCTCAGTGTTCTCTCCGGCGATGCCACCGTCACGATCGTCGAGAGCATGCCGCCGGCGACACGAATGATCGGCTCGTGGGTGGGACGCGCCTACCCCGCGTTCTGCAGCGACGCCGGACGCGCCGTGCTGTGGGATGCCGACGAGGAGGAGATCCGTGGTGTCTTCGCCGACACGGACTTCTCCCGCGGCGGGCCCCGCGCTCCGCGCGACGTCGATGAGTTCCTCGCCCGCATGGAGGTGAGCCGCGCGCAGGGCTTCGCGATCGTCGACGAGGAAGCCGAGCCGCAGCTGTTCTCCGTATCGGCGCCGGTGTGGGATTTCCAGGGCGAGGTCGTCGCCGGTCTGCAGATCGTCGGCGAGAAGGATGCGCTGGCGCCCCGTGTCGACGAGCTCGGGGCCGCGTGCGTGTCTGCCGCCGCGGTCCTGTCGGCAGCGCTCGGCGCCGCCGACAGACGTTAG
- a CDS encoding aldehyde dehydrogenase family protein has protein sequence MSAPVIENDLIVTSPFDGVIIGTVVQSGPDEIDGVLDRARTGAAISRDLSRFARHEVLERAAALLRERADEAAALIVAEAGKTIRQARKEVRRATMTLSLSADAARSHPGEVIAFDAFEGSESRRGWFTREPLGIIVAITPYNDALNLVAHKLGPAIAGGNGVILKPSQFTPLTARFLVDLLIEAGLPDEIVTVVHGDRHLAQALVAAREVRMVSFTGGFATGEAIARHAGLKKLAMELGGNAPVLVFADADLDAAAEACVSGAFWAAGQNCVGAQRLLVQRSVYDAFRERVVARTAALRAGDPTDEATDVGPMITEDAARRAERLVADAVAAGARVLVGHRRTGSVYTPTVVENVPTSCELWADEAFAPVVTLVAFDTEDEAIALAEEPEYALHAAAFTSDIARALRVADRLEAGGVMINDSSDYRVDSMPFGGAKYGSMGREGVRFAYEEMTQPKVICINA, from the coding sequence GTGAGCGCGCCGGTGATCGAGAACGACCTGATCGTGACGTCGCCCTTCGACGGCGTGATCATCGGCACCGTCGTGCAGAGCGGACCGGACGAGATCGACGGCGTCCTCGATCGTGCGCGCACGGGCGCGGCGATCTCCCGCGATCTCTCCCGCTTCGCACGGCACGAGGTCCTCGAGCGCGCCGCGGCGCTCCTGCGGGAGCGGGCGGACGAGGCCGCTGCGCTCATCGTCGCCGAGGCGGGCAAGACCATCCGTCAAGCGCGCAAGGAGGTGCGGCGGGCCACGATGACGCTCTCGCTCTCGGCGGATGCCGCGCGCTCGCACCCCGGCGAGGTGATCGCCTTCGATGCCTTCGAGGGCTCGGAGAGCCGGCGCGGCTGGTTCACGCGCGAACCGCTCGGCATCATTGTGGCGATCACCCCGTACAACGACGCGTTGAACCTCGTCGCGCACAAGCTGGGGCCTGCCATCGCCGGCGGCAATGGCGTGATCCTCAAGCCGTCGCAGTTCACGCCGCTGACGGCGCGGTTCCTGGTCGACCTGCTGATCGAGGCCGGACTTCCCGACGAGATCGTCACCGTCGTGCACGGCGACCGGCATCTCGCGCAGGCGCTCGTCGCCGCCCGCGAGGTGCGCATGGTCTCCTTCACCGGCGGCTTCGCGACGGGTGAAGCGATCGCGCGACACGCGGGACTGAAGAAGCTCGCGATGGAACTGGGCGGGAACGCGCCCGTGCTCGTGTTCGCCGACGCCGACCTCGACGCCGCCGCAGAGGCGTGCGTCTCGGGCGCGTTCTGGGCAGCGGGACAGAACTGCGTGGGTGCGCAGCGTCTGCTCGTCCAGCGATCGGTGTACGACGCCTTCCGCGAACGCGTCGTCGCTCGCACCGCGGCTCTTCGTGCCGGAGATCCGACGGACGAGGCCACCGATGTCGGCCCGATGATCACGGAGGATGCCGCGCGGCGGGCCGAGCGACTCGTGGCCGACGCCGTCGCCGCGGGGGCACGCGTGCTCGTCGGCCATCGTCGCACCGGATCGGTCTACACACCGACCGTCGTCGAGAACGTCCCCACTTCGTGCGAACTCTGGGCCGACGAGGCGTTCGCCCCCGTCGTGACGCTGGTCGCCTTCGATACGGAAGACGAAGCGATCGCGCTCGCAGAAGAGCCGGAGTATGCGCTCCATGCCGCCGCGTTCACGTCCGACATCGCGCGCGCCCTGCGTGTCGCCGATCGGCTCGAGGCCGGCGGGGTCATGATCAACGACTCCTCCGACTACCGTGTCGACAGCATGCCCTTCGGCGGAGCCAAATACGGCAGCATGGGCCGTGAGGGCGTCCGGTTCGCCTACGAGGAGATGACGCAGCCCAAAGTCATCTGCATCAACGCATGA
- a CDS encoding phosphate ABC transporter ATP-binding protein, with translation MAGGKSTLSPAPSGAVVVGGAPGTHTDAVGASAVPLSPSQLEARSISAWFGDHQVLHDVSLQMPAGQVTALIGPSGCGKSTFLRILNRMHELVPSASLAGEVLLDHDDIYDAGHRLVDARKKIGMVFQKPNPFPAMSIYDNVVAGLKLAGIRASRGEKDMLVETCLTKAGLWRELKDRLRAPGGGLSGGQQQRLCIARSLAVRPRVLLMDEPCSALDPTSTRVIEETMTELAHEVTIVIVTHNMQQAQRVSQQCAFFLASQGQPGHIVEHGDTDAMFSSPIDPRTFDYVNGRFG, from the coding sequence ATGGCCGGTGGCAAATCGACCCTTTCTCCCGCGCCGAGCGGAGCCGTCGTTGTCGGCGGTGCCCCGGGGACGCACACGGATGCCGTCGGCGCGAGCGCGGTCCCGCTGTCGCCGTCGCAGCTCGAGGCGCGCTCCATCTCCGCGTGGTTCGGCGACCACCAGGTGCTCCACGACGTGTCGTTGCAGATGCCCGCGGGCCAGGTGACGGCCCTCATCGGCCCGTCCGGCTGCGGAAAGTCGACGTTCCTGCGCATCCTCAACCGCATGCACGAACTGGTGCCCTCGGCATCTCTCGCCGGCGAGGTGCTGCTCGACCACGACGACATCTACGACGCCGGCCATCGTCTCGTCGACGCCCGCAAGAAGATCGGCATGGTCTTCCAGAAGCCGAATCCCTTCCCGGCGATGTCCATCTACGACAACGTCGTCGCGGGCCTGAAGCTCGCCGGCATCCGTGCCAGTCGCGGTGAGAAGGACATGCTCGTCGAGACCTGCCTCACGAAAGCGGGACTGTGGCGGGAGCTGAAGGACCGGCTGCGCGCGCCCGGCGGCGGGCTTTCCGGCGGACAGCAGCAGCGCCTGTGCATCGCCCGATCCCTTGCGGTGCGGCCGCGGGTGCTCCTGATGGACGAGCCGTGTTCGGCGCTGGACCCGACCTCCACGCGCGTCATCGAGGAGACGATGACCGAGCTTGCTCACGAGGTCACGATCGTCATCGTCACCCACAACATGCAGCAGGCGCAGCGGGTGTCCCAGCAGTGCGCGTTCTTCCTCGCCTCGCAGGGCCAGCCCGGTCACATCGTCGAGCACGGCGACACCGACGCGATGTTCTCGTCGCCGATCGATCCGCGCACCTTCGACTATGTCAACGGCCGTTTCGGCTGA
- the alr gene encoding alanine racemase: protein MSASAAWVEVDTGAVAHNLGAVRDALGPGAHVCAVVKADAYGHGVDLVAPTLIARGVESFGVTSNEEARTVRATGFTGRILRLRAALREEVEDAAGLGVEEWIGGAAHAAVVAAAGAATGRRVRAHVSINATGISRDGIDLDDANAAAQLRQIGADARLDVVGVASHFPCEDADDVHDGAAAFAIQARHAGALLARGPLERHCATSYAALTVPASRFDLVRIGAALYGDTSASLAELRPAMRLVSRIAAISAYPAGRTVGYDRTHRLDAPARLAAVPLGYADGYQRTLGGRAEVLVRGRRMPVVDRLAMNTLLVDVTCAEDAVIGDEVVLYGAQGAERISGADLEHASGQIAANLYTSWGRLLPRRAISLSA from the coding sequence GTGAGCGCCAGCGCTGCCTGGGTCGAGGTCGACACCGGCGCCGTCGCCCACAACCTCGGGGCGGTGCGGGACGCTCTCGGCCCGGGCGCGCACGTCTGCGCCGTGGTCAAGGCCGACGCCTACGGCCACGGTGTCGACCTCGTCGCGCCGACCCTCATCGCTCGCGGCGTCGAGAGCTTCGGTGTGACATCCAACGAGGAAGCCCGCACGGTGCGGGCCACCGGATTCACCGGACGCATCCTGCGGCTTCGCGCCGCCCTGCGCGAGGAGGTGGAGGATGCCGCCGGCCTCGGCGTCGAGGAGTGGATCGGCGGTGCCGCACATGCTGCCGTCGTCGCCGCGGCGGGGGCGGCGACCGGGCGGCGGGTGCGCGCGCACGTCTCGATCAACGCGACCGGGATCAGCCGTGACGGCATCGACCTCGACGACGCGAATGCGGCGGCGCAGCTGAGGCAGATCGGCGCCGACGCGCGACTGGACGTGGTCGGCGTCGCGTCGCACTTCCCGTGCGAAGACGCCGATGACGTCCACGACGGCGCCGCCGCGTTCGCGATCCAGGCGCGCCACGCGGGCGCACTGCTGGCTCGGGGGCCGCTCGAGCGCCACTGCGCGACCTCCTATGCGGCCCTGACCGTTCCCGCCTCGCGCTTCGACCTCGTGCGGATCGGTGCAGCACTGTACGGCGACACCTCGGCATCCCTCGCCGAACTTCGGCCCGCAATGCGCCTGGTGTCGCGGATCGCCGCGATCTCTGCGTATCCGGCCGGGCGCACGGTGGGCTACGACCGGACGCATCGACTCGATGCCCCCGCCCGCCTCGCCGCCGTTCCGCTCGGCTACGCCGACGGATATCAGCGCACGCTCGGAGGGCGGGCCGAGGTACTCGTCCGCGGACGGAGGATGCCGGTCGTCGATCGGCTCGCGATGAACACCCTGCTGGTCGACGTCACCTGCGCCGAAGATGCCGTGATCGGCGACGAGGTCGTCCTCTACGGTGCACAGGGGGCCGAACGCATCAGCGGCGCCGATCTGGAACACGCGAGCGGACAGATCGCGGCTAACCTCTATACATCCTGGGGTCGCCTCCTGCCGCGGCGAGCGATCTCTCTGTCCGCCTGA
- a CDS encoding IclR family transcriptional regulator C-terminal domain-containing protein — protein sequence MASPSSFLQGLALVDEAVRRERSGRLAHNASRLAESTGIERSRVSRLTQELRELGYLERDGATLFGAGPRYLRTGASLAHPWLRAARGELRRLAVAHDVSAVIAAADGPAAVLLRVEHPSGRDDGYLHPGARLPIWCTGAGRALLWDHSDAEISALLEAVQFVGVGGPAAAHSPEEVIARQARDRTSGRITAAQEYVEGAHEHALPLRRGGRIVAAVAVTAPARGQRRVREALTALASAVDRLSLVADQPA from the coding sequence ATGGCTTCCCCCTCGTCATTCCTTCAGGGCCTCGCCCTCGTGGACGAGGCCGTGCGTCGCGAGAGGTCGGGTCGGCTCGCGCACAACGCGTCACGACTGGCCGAGTCGACCGGTATCGAGCGCAGCCGCGTGTCGCGGTTGACGCAGGAGCTGCGCGAGCTGGGTTACCTGGAGCGCGACGGGGCCACGCTCTTCGGTGCGGGGCCCCGCTATCTGCGCACCGGCGCGTCTCTCGCCCACCCGTGGCTGCGCGCCGCGCGCGGCGAGCTGCGCCGACTCGCCGTCGCCCACGACGTCAGCGCGGTCATCGCCGCCGCCGACGGCCCTGCGGCCGTGCTCTTGCGCGTGGAGCATCCGTCCGGGCGCGACGACGGCTACCTGCATCCCGGCGCACGCCTGCCGATCTGGTGCACCGGCGCGGGACGGGCCCTGCTCTGGGACCACTCAGACGCCGAGATCTCGGCTCTTCTGGAGGCGGTGCAGTTCGTGGGCGTCGGCGGTCCCGCCGCAGCGCACTCCCCCGAAGAGGTGATCGCCCGTCAGGCGCGCGATCGGACGAGCGGGCGGATCACCGCGGCGCAGGAGTACGTCGAAGGCGCGCACGAGCACGCCCTGCCCCTGCGGCGAGGGGGACGAATCGTGGCTGCGGTCGCGGTGACGGCTCCTGCTCGGGGGCAGCGCCGCGTTCGGGAGGCGCTCACCGCGCTGGCGTCCGCCGTCGACAGACTCAGCCTCGTCGCGGACCAGCCCGCCTAA